From one Formosa sediminum genomic stretch:
- a CDS encoding HesB/IscA family protein, which yields MIKVSDTAKKKVIELMADDGYNAATDYVRVGVKSGGCSGLSYDLKFDKEQQEEDKVFEDNGVKIIVDKKSFLYLIGTTLEYSGGLNGTGFVFNNPNANRTCGCGESFSL from the coding sequence ATGATAAAAGTATCAGACACAGCCAAAAAGAAAGTCATTGAACTAATGGCCGACGATGGGTATAATGCAGCTACAGACTACGTTCGTGTAGGTGTTAAGAGCGGTGGTTGTTCTGGATTGTCTTACGATTTAAAGTTTGACAAAGAACAACAAGAAGAAGACAAAGTTTTCGAAGACAATGGTGTAAAAATTATTGTTGATAAAAAAAGCTTTTTGTACCTTATAGGAACTACACTAGAATATTCTGGAGGGTTAAACGGTACAGGCTTTGTGTTTAACAACCCAAACGCAAACAGAACTTGCGGTTGTGGAGAGAGTTTTTCGCTATAA
- a CDS encoding endonuclease/exonuclease/phosphatase family protein gives MKTIAFFNLENLFDITNDPKINDNDFLSTSDKRWNLKRYENKLYKLGFAISNIGKKETNTHPAIVGVAEVENAKVMQDLLNSEHLKDIQYSFVHYNSPDERGIDVAFIYDTTQFKVTNSAPYSIVLIDDNGLSDYTRDILLVSGLLNGESMHFLVNHWPSKNEDSNIPKRMEVSNKATEIISGLTAEDPNAKIIVMGDFNDNSSSESVQALVNNNGLFNPMESLTSYDRGSINYRFKWDVFDQIMLSYNFLDHKPATHNFSHADIFDADFLKQYKGKYKGQPFRTYVGKTYKGGYSDHFPVYILLREVPKRM, from the coding sequence ATGAAAACTATTGCCTTTTTTAATTTAGAAAATTTATTCGACATTACCAACGACCCTAAAATTAATGATAATGATTTTTTATCTACATCTGATAAGCGCTGGAATTTAAAACGATACGAAAATAAATTATATAAATTAGGTTTTGCGATTTCTAATATAGGAAAAAAAGAGACTAACACACATCCTGCAATTGTTGGTGTCGCAGAAGTTGAAAATGCAAAAGTCATGCAAGATCTTTTAAACTCTGAACACTTAAAAGACATTCAATATAGCTTTGTACATTATAACTCTCCAGACGAACGCGGTATTGATGTTGCATTTATTTACGATACCACGCAATTTAAAGTGACCAACTCTGCCCCCTATTCTATTGTATTAATAGATGATAATGGTCTTAGTGATTATACTAGAGACATTTTACTTGTCTCTGGACTTTTAAACGGAGAATCCATGCATTTTTTAGTTAACCATTGGCCTTCAAAAAATGAAGATTCTAATATCCCTAAACGTATGGAAGTTTCTAACAAAGCAACAGAAATTATTTCTGGTCTTACAGCAGAAGATCCGAATGCGAAAATAATTGTTATGGGAGATTTTAACGACAATTCTTCTAGTGAAAGCGTTCAGGCTCTAGTAAATAATAACGGTCTTTTTAACCCTATGGAAAGTTTAACTTCTTACGATAGAGGGAGTATAAATTATAGATTTAAATGGGATGTATTCGATCAGATTATGCTTTCATATAATTTTTTAGATCATAAACCAGCCACACATAACTTTAGTCATGCAGACATTTTTGATGCCGATTTTTTAAAACAATATAAAGGAAAATATAAAGGCCAGCCCTTTAGAACATATGTTGGCAAAACTTATAAAGGTGGATACAGCGACCATTTTCCGGTATATATTCTTCTAAGAGAGGTTCCTAAACGCATGTAG
- the sufC gene encoding Fe-S cluster assembly ATPase SufC, protein MLKINNLHASVEDKAILKGINLEVKPGEVHAIMGPNGSGKSTLSSVIAGKEEYEVTDGDIFFDEENIEDLSAEERAHKGIFLSFQYPVEIPGVSVTNFMKTAINETRKAKGLEDMPANEMLKLIREKSELLEIDRKFLSRSLNQGFSGGEKKRNEIFQMAMLEPKLAILDETDSGLDIDALRIVASGVNKLKSKDNAVVLITHYQRLLDYIVPDFVHVLYNGRIVKSGGKELAHELEEKGYDWIKEEVNA, encoded by the coding sequence ATGTTAAAGATTAATAATTTACACGCAAGCGTAGAAGATAAAGCAATTTTAAAAGGGATTAACTTAGAGGTTAAACCTGGTGAAGTACATGCTATTATGGGACCAAACGGTTCTGGTAAAAGTACATTATCTTCAGTTATCGCAGGAAAAGAAGAATATGAAGTAACCGATGGTGATATTTTCTTTGACGAAGAAAATATTGAAGATTTATCTGCTGAAGAACGCGCACACAAAGGTATCTTTTTATCTTTTCAATATCCTGTTGAAATTCCTGGTGTTTCAGTAACTAATTTCATGAAAACGGCAATTAACGAGACTCGTAAAGCAAAAGGATTAGAGGACATGCCAGCCAATGAAATGTTGAAATTAATTCGAGAAAAATCAGAGTTATTAGAAATAGACAGAAAATTTTTATCACGTTCTCTTAACCAAGGCTTTTCTGGAGGAGAAAAAAAGCGTAACGAAATTTTCCAAATGGCTATGTTAGAACCTAAATTAGCAATTCTGGATGAAACAGACTCTGGTTTAGATATTGATGCGCTACGTATTGTAGCAAGTGGTGTAAACAAATTAAAAAGTAAAGACAACGCTGTGGTTTTAATTACACACTACCAACGTTTGTTAGACTATATCGTTCCAGATTTTGTACACGTTTTATATAATGGTCGTATTGTAAAATCAGGTGGTAAAGAATTAGCACACGAGTTAGAAGAAAAAGGATACGATTGGATAAAAGAAGAAGTGAACGCTTAA
- a CDS encoding DUF3078 domain-containing protein, which produces MKRIFTICFLMVATVSFSQTKEELQSLKSVKQDSINALQSEVNALQSQIDTFPGWHYGAFGTIGANLSGFDNWYAQETPNNSAGNITITVNPYAKLNRDTFFWYTNANINLSWVKFDDKDDPTDDDDYSQATDVFTITSLYGYKLSDKLAASGLAEYRTTLLNNFNDPGYLDLGVGITWTPISELVVVAHPLNYNFVFSNGSSDYESSLGAKIVADYNKAFGKLKVKSNLSLFQSYEDNNYSNWTWTNGLSYSIWKGIGLGFEFGLRGNRQEAYNYAISGGETTTLDDVDNDLQSYWTFGLSYGF; this is translated from the coding sequence ATGAAAAGAATTTTCACAATCTGCTTCCTAATGGTAGCTACAGTATCTTTTTCTCAAACTAAAGAAGAATTACAGAGTCTGAAAAGTGTTAAACAAGATTCAATAAATGCACTTCAATCTGAAGTGAACGCATTACAATCACAAATTGATACTTTTCCAGGATGGCATTATGGTGCTTTTGGAACTATTGGAGCTAACTTATCAGGATTCGACAACTGGTATGCACAAGAAACACCAAACAATTCTGCAGGTAACATTACAATAACTGTAAACCCTTATGCAAAATTAAACAGAGATACTTTTTTCTGGTACACCAACGCTAACATTAATCTTAGTTGGGTAAAGTTTGATGATAAAGATGATCCTACAGATGATGATGACTACAGCCAAGCAACAGATGTATTCACTATAACTTCACTTTACGGTTATAAATTAAGTGACAAATTAGCTGCTTCTGGTTTAGCAGAGTACAGAACAACTCTTTTAAACAACTTTAACGATCCTGGATACTTAGACTTAGGTGTTGGTATTACTTGGACACCAATTTCAGAATTAGTAGTAGTTGCTCACCCTTTAAACTACAACTTTGTGTTTAGTAATGGTAGTTCAGACTACGAATCTTCTTTAGGTGCAAAAATTGTAGCAGACTACAATAAAGCTTTTGGAAAGTTAAAAGTAAAATCTAATTTATCTTTATTCCAATCTTACGAAGATAACAATTATTCAAACTGGACTTGGACAAACGGATTGTCTTACTCTATTTGGAAAGGAATTGGACTTGGTTTTGAATTTGGTTTAAGAGGAAACAGACAAGAAGCATATAATTATGCAATTTCAGGAGGAGAAACAACAACTTTAGATGATGTAGATAATGATTTACAATCATACTGGACATTTGGTCTTAGCTACGGTTTCTAA
- a CDS encoding DUF59 domain-containing protein: protein MNTELDTAELGEKIVKVLKTIFDPEIPVDIYELGLIYDVFVNEDSEVKILMTLTTPNCPVAETLPLEVEEKVKSLDMVKDAEVEITFDPPWSQDLMSEEAKLELGML, encoded by the coding sequence ATGAACACAGAATTAGATACAGCTGAATTAGGCGAAAAAATTGTAAAGGTTTTAAAAACCATTTTCGATCCTGAAATTCCAGTAGATATTTACGAATTAGGGTTAATTTACGATGTATTTGTAAATGAAGATTCTGAAGTAAAAATCCTAATGACACTTACAACACCTAATTGTCCTGTTGCAGAAACATTACCATTAGAAGTTGAAGAAAAAGTAAAATCATTAGATATGGTTAAAGATGCAGAAGTTGAGATAACTTTCGATCCGCCATGGTCTCAAGATTTAATGAGTGAAGAAGCCAAGTTAGAATTAGGGATGCTGTAA
- a CDS encoding DUF2480 family protein, whose protein sequence is MAEEIINRVANSKLKVLDLEDYYPSGTRILIDIKDWLMEGLVLRETDFRTQIAAHNWNNYQDAYVALTCSTDAIVPSWAYMLITLELEPFAKKVTLGNLQQLEISIYQDIINTLDITVFKDAPVIIKGCSKKPVPESAYVMISSKIKPVAKSIMFGEACSSVPLFKRK, encoded by the coding sequence ATGGCAGAAGAAATTATAAATAGAGTTGCTAATAGCAAACTTAAAGTTTTAGATTTAGAAGATTACTATCCTTCTGGTACCAGAATTTTAATAGATATAAAAGATTGGCTAATGGAAGGGCTGGTGCTTCGGGAAACCGATTTTAGAACTCAAATAGCCGCCCACAACTGGAACAACTATCAGGATGCGTATGTGGCGTTAACTTGCAGCACAGACGCGATAGTACCCTCTTGGGCATACATGTTAATTACGCTAGAATTAGAGCCCTTTGCAAAAAAAGTAACTCTTGGTAATTTACAACAATTAGAAATTTCTATTTATCAAGATATCATAAATACTCTTGACATTACGGTATTTAAAGACGCTCCTGTAATAATAAAAGGCTGTTCTAAAAAACCAGTTCCAGAGAGCGCATATGTAATGATATCTAGCAAAATTAAGCCTGTGGCAAAGTCTATAATGTTTGGTGAGGCCTGTTCAAGTGTTCCTCTTTTTAAAAGAAAATAA
- a CDS encoding SufE family protein, with product MTIQEIQNEIIDEFSMFEDWEERYQYMIDLGKTLPLIETEYKTDDNLIKGCQSKVWVHAEMKDNLVIFTADSDAIITKGIIAILIRSFSNQHPKDILDADTDFIDKIGLKEHLSPTRANGLVSMIKQLKMYAIAYQTQLS from the coding sequence GTGACGATACAAGAAATACAAAACGAAATTATAGATGAGTTTTCAATGTTTGAAGATTGGGAAGAGCGTTACCAATATATGATAGATTTAGGTAAAACTTTACCATTAATTGAAACAGAATACAAAACAGACGACAACCTAATAAAAGGTTGCCAAAGTAAAGTTTGGGTACATGCAGAAATGAAAGATAATTTGGTGATTTTTACTGCAGATAGTGATGCCATTATTACAAAAGGAATCATTGCCATATTAATTCGTAGTTTTTCTAACCAACATCCTAAAGACATCTTAGACGCTGATACCGATTTTATTGATAAAATTGGATTAAAAGAACATTTATCTCCTACCCGTGCAAATGGATTAGTGAGTATGATAAAACAATTAAAAATGTATGCTATTGCATACCAAACACAGTTAAGTTAA
- the sufD gene encoding Fe-S cluster assembly protein SufD, which translates to MDLKEKLVSSFMAFENKVDVNAPLHEIRNEAIKIFEKNGFPSKKEEAWKYTSLNSILKENYSVFPKQENALDYKDVKSYMLHEMDTYKIVFIDGKYSSHLSQTTHDGFDVCLMSSALNNPKYRLVIENYFNKIAGKDGLTSLNTAFSTEGAYIHIKKNKLVNKPIQILHFSTGSEEAVMLQPRNLVVVDENSHVQIIERHQSLTDNPVLTNSVTEIFANKRAIVDYYKLQNDNENASLIDHTFVNQKQESHCSVHTFSFGGKLVRNNLNFYQNGERIDSTLNGITIIGEKQHVDHNTLVHHIEPNCESHQDYKGIFADKSTGVFNGKVIVNKEAQKTNAFQSNNNILLSDKATINSKPQLEIFADDVKCSHGCTIGQLDESAMFYLRSRGIPEKEAKALLMYAFSNNVLDTVKIPEVKLRVNNIIAEKLGVNLGFDL; encoded by the coding sequence ATGGATTTAAAAGAAAAATTAGTGTCTTCGTTTATGGCATTCGAAAACAAAGTCGATGTCAATGCACCATTGCATGAAATACGTAACGAAGCCATAAAAATATTTGAAAAAAACGGATTCCCTTCTAAAAAAGAGGAAGCTTGGAAGTATACATCACTAAATAGCATTTTAAAAGAAAACTATAGTGTATTTCCTAAGCAAGAAAATGCGTTAGATTATAAAGATGTTAAGTCTTATATGTTACATGAAATGGACACGTATAAGATTGTTTTTATAGACGGAAAATATTCTTCTCATTTATCTCAAACAACTCACGATGGTTTTGATGTTTGCTTAATGTCTAGTGCATTAAACAACCCAAAATACCGCTTGGTTATTGAAAATTATTTCAATAAAATAGCAGGTAAAGATGGTCTTACATCATTAAATACGGCATTCTCTACAGAAGGTGCCTACATACATATCAAGAAAAACAAATTGGTTAATAAACCAATTCAGATATTACATTTTTCTACAGGTTCTGAAGAAGCCGTTATGCTTCAGCCAAGAAACCTTGTTGTAGTAGACGAAAATAGCCATGTGCAAATTATAGAACGTCACCAAAGTTTAACAGACAATCCTGTTTTAACAAACTCGGTTACTGAAATATTCGCGAATAAACGCGCTATTGTAGATTATTACAAACTACAAAACGATAACGAAAATGCTTCGTTAATAGACCATACGTTTGTGAATCAAAAACAAGAAAGTCATTGTTCTGTACATACGTTTTCGTTTGGAGGTAAATTAGTTAGAAACAATTTAAACTTCTACCAAAACGGAGAACGTATAGACTCTACTTTAAATGGTATTACTATTATTGGAGAAAAACAACACGTAGATCACAATACATTAGTACACCATATCGAGCCTAATTGTGAAAGTCACCAAGATTACAAAGGTATTTTTGCAGATAAAAGTACAGGTGTATTTAATGGTAAAGTTATTGTAAATAAAGAAGCACAGAAAACAAACGCTTTTCAATCTAACAATAACATTTTATTAAGCGATAAAGCAACCATTAATAGTAAACCGCAATTAGAAATTTTTGCAGACGATGTAAAATGTTCTCACGGTTGTACGATTGGGCAGTTAGACGAAAGCGCAATGTTTTATTTAAGATCTCGTGGTATTCCAGAAAAAGAAGCTAAAGCTTTACTTATGTATGCATTTAGCAACAATGTATTAGATACTGTAAAAATACCAGAAGTTAAATTACGTGTAAATAACATTATCGCAGAAAAACTAGGTGTAAATCTAGGGTTCGATCTGTAA
- the thiL gene encoding thiamine-phosphate kinase, whose protein sequence is MIEDKNQQRTDLGQLGEFGLIDHLTKHFEIKQETTIKGIGDDAAVLDFKDSQVVITTDLLVEGVHFDLSYMPLKHLGYKAVVVNLSDVFAMNANATQITVSIAMSNRFPLEAIEELYAGIETAAKLYGVDVVGGDTTSSTKGLLISVTALGTVSKDDVVYRNGAKPNDLLVVTGDIGSAYMGLQVLEREKEVFKVNPNSQPDLEPYTYIIERQLKPEARQDIVKLLKQLEVKPTAMIDISDGLSSEIIHLCKQSKVGCDLYENKIPLDPQLISTCEEFDIDVTTIALSGGEDYELLFTISQDDFPKIKANPNLTVIGYMTEESAGMHLVTRADTKIPLKAQGWNALNDE, encoded by the coding sequence ATGATAGAAGATAAAAATCAACAACGTACAGATTTAGGTCAATTAGGTGAATTCGGACTTATTGATCACTTGACAAAACATTTTGAAATTAAGCAAGAAACAACCATTAAAGGAATTGGTGATGATGCAGCTGTTTTAGATTTTAAAGATAGTCAGGTTGTTATTACTACAGATTTATTAGTTGAAGGCGTACATTTTGATTTAAGTTATATGCCTTTAAAACATTTAGGATATAAAGCTGTAGTTGTAAATTTATCTGATGTTTTTGCTATGAATGCTAATGCTACTCAAATTACAGTGTCTATAGCGATGTCTAACCGTTTTCCGTTAGAGGCTATAGAAGAATTATATGCTGGAATTGAAACTGCTGCCAAACTATATGGGGTTGATGTGGTTGGGGGAGATACGACATCTTCAACGAAAGGATTGTTAATTTCGGTTACTGCTTTAGGTACAGTTTCTAAAGATGATGTTGTATATAGAAATGGTGCAAAACCTAATGATTTATTGGTGGTTACTGGTGATATTGGGAGTGCATATATGGGCTTGCAGGTATTGGAAAGAGAAAAAGAAGTATTTAAAGTAAATCCTAATAGTCAACCAGATTTAGAACCTTATACTTATATAATTGAGCGTCAATTAAAGCCTGAGGCTAGACAGGATATAGTGAAATTGTTAAAGCAATTAGAAGTTAAGCCAACCGCGATGATTGATATTAGTGATGGTTTGTCTTCAGAAATTATTCATTTGTGTAAGCAAAGTAAAGTAGGTTGTGATTTATATGAAAATAAAATACCCTTGGACCCACAGTTAATTAGTACTTGTGAAGAATTTGATATAGATGTTACAACTATAGCCTTAAGTGGAGGGGAGGATTATGAGCTCTTATTTACTATTTCGCAAGACGATTTTCCAAAAATTAAAGCCAATCCTAATTTAACTGTTATTGGTTACATGACAGAAGAAAGTGCGGGTATGCATTTGGTGACTCGCGCCGATACTAAAATTCCTTTAAAAGCTCAGGGTTGGAATGCTTTAAATGATGAGTGA
- a CDS encoding aminotransferase class V-fold PLP-dependent enzyme encodes MFNVEHIRQDFPILNRQVNSKPLVYLDNAATSQTPQQVIDVIVDYYSTYNANIHRGVHSLSQEATDAYEQARLKIQNHFNAKFAHEIIFTSGTTHGINLVANGFSNFLKQGDEIIVSALEHHSNIVPWQMLCERSGATLKVIPMNTEGELIMSEYDKLLSANTKLVFVNHISNALGTINPIEYIIEKAHEVGSAVLIDGAQSCPHIKPDVQALDVDFYVTSAHKMCGPTGQGMLYGKEEWLKKLPPYQGGGEMIAEVTFQKTTYADLPHKFEAGTPNICGGIAFGAAIDYMNAIGFDAISNYEHELLDYATEALSNIEGLKIYGTAKHKTSVISFNLEGIHPYDVGTILDKLGIAVRTGHHCAQPVMDFYKIPGTVRASFAFYNTKEEVDTLVNGVKKAKMMLS; translated from the coding sequence ATGTTTAACGTTGAACACATAAGACAAGATTTCCCTATACTTAACAGACAAGTAAATAGTAAACCTTTAGTGTATTTAGATAATGCAGCAACATCACAAACACCACAACAAGTTATTGATGTTATTGTAGATTATTATAGTACTTACAACGCAAACATTCATCGTGGTGTTCATAGTTTAAGCCAAGAAGCTACAGATGCATACGAACAAGCAAGACTTAAAATCCAAAATCATTTTAACGCTAAGTTCGCTCACGAAATAATTTTTACTTCAGGAACAACACACGGTATTAACCTTGTTGCAAACGGATTTTCAAATTTTCTAAAACAAGGAGATGAAATTATAGTGTCGGCTTTAGAACACCACAGCAACATTGTGCCTTGGCAAATGTTATGCGAACGTTCTGGAGCAACACTTAAAGTCATTCCTATGAATACAGAAGGAGAGCTTATAATGTCTGAATACGACAAACTTCTTTCTGCTAATACAAAATTGGTTTTTGTTAACCATATCTCAAACGCATTAGGGACTATAAACCCAATAGAATATATTATAGAAAAAGCCCATGAAGTTGGGTCGGCAGTATTAATTGATGGCGCACAATCCTGCCCGCATATTAAACCAGATGTTCAAGCTTTAGATGTCGATTTTTATGTGACTTCTGCCCATAAAATGTGTGGTCCTACAGGACAAGGGATGTTATATGGTAAAGAAGAATGGCTAAAAAAATTACCGCCTTATCAAGGTGGAGGAGAAATGATTGCCGAAGTCACTTTCCAGAAAACTACTTATGCCGATTTGCCACATAAATTTGAAGCAGGTACACCAAATATTTGTGGAGGTATTGCTTTTGGAGCTGCTATAGATTATATGAATGCCATTGGTTTTGATGCCATATCTAACTACGAACACGAACTGCTAGACTATGCAACAGAAGCACTTTCTAACATTGAAGGTTTAAAAATTTACGGTACAGCCAAACATAAAACATCTGTTATTTCCTTTAATTTAGAAGGCATACACCCGTATGATGTTGGTACTATTCTAGATAAATTAGGAATTGCAGTAAGAACGGGGCACCATTGTGCACAACCTGTTATGGATTTTTATAAAATTCCTGGAACAGTTAGAGCATCATTCGCCTTTTATAATACTAAAGAAGAAGTAGACACCTTAGTTAATGGCGTTAAAAAAGCTAAAATGATGTTATCTTAA
- the hflX gene encoding GTPase HflX: MLEKKDVNLERAVLIGIITKEQDEEQSKEYLDELEFLTYTAGGEVVKRFTQKMEMPNPKTFIGTGKMADVQQFIEENDIGTAIFDDELSAAQERNISKILNCKVLDRTNLILDIFAQRAQTSYARTQVELAQCEYLLPRLRGMWTHLERQKGGIGMRGPGETEIETDRRIVRERIALLKAKIKTIDKQMSVQRGNRGAMVRVALVGYTNVGKSTLMNVISKSDVFAENKLFATLDTTVRKVVIHNLPFLLSDTVGFIRKLPTQLVDSFKSTLDEVREADLLLHVVDISHPNFEDHIASVEKILGEIKGADKPTIMVFNKIDAYQAEPFDETDLQEVRNSTHYSLDEWKRTWMNKLGENALFISALNKENLEDFRKRVYDEVREIHVTRFPYNHFLYPDYNDLDISEEE, translated from the coding sequence ATGCTAGAAAAGAAGGATGTAAATTTAGAACGTGCAGTTTTAATAGGAATAATTACTAAAGAACAAGATGAAGAGCAATCTAAAGAGTATTTAGATGAATTGGAATTTTTAACCTATACTGCCGGTGGAGAAGTTGTGAAACGATTCACTCAAAAAATGGAAATGCCAAATCCTAAAACATTTATTGGAACAGGTAAAATGGCAGATGTACAGCAATTTATTGAAGAAAATGATATTGGTACAGCTATTTTCGATGATGAATTATCTGCAGCTCAAGAACGAAATATTAGTAAAATTTTAAATTGTAAAGTCTTAGATAGGACCAATTTAATTCTTGATATTTTTGCACAACGTGCTCAAACAAGTTATGCAAGAACCCAAGTAGAATTAGCGCAATGTGAATATTTACTACCACGTTTAAGAGGGATGTGGACACACCTTGAACGCCAAAAAGGTGGAATTGGAATGCGTGGTCCTGGAGAAACAGAAATAGAAACAGACAGACGTATTGTAAGAGAACGTATTGCATTATTAAAAGCCAAAATTAAAACCATAGATAAACAAATGTCCGTACAGCGTGGAAATCGTGGGGCAATGGTACGTGTGGCATTAGTAGGATATACTAACGTTGGTAAATCTACATTAATGAATGTGATTAGTAAAAGTGATGTGTTTGCCGAAAATAAATTATTCGCCACCTTAGATACTACTGTTAGAAAAGTGGTAATTCACAATTTACCATTCTTGCTAAGTGATACGGTTGGATTTATTAGAAAATTACCTACACAATTAGTCGACTCGTTTAAAAGTACTCTAGATGAAGTTAGAGAAGCCGATTTATTATTACATGTAGTGGATATTTCGCATCCTAATTTTGAAGATCACATTGCTTCTGTAGAGAAAATTTTGGGTGAAATTAAAGGGGCAGACAAGCCCACTATAATGGTGTTTAATAAAATTGATGCTTATCAGGCAGAACCTTTTGATGAAACCGATTTACAAGAAGTTAGAAACTCTACACATTACTCTCTAGACGAGTGGAAACGCACGTGGATGAATAAATTGGGAGAAAATGCTTTGTTTATTTCGGCCTTAAATAAAGAAAACTTAGAAGATTTTAGAAAACGTGTGTACGATGAAGTGAGAGAGATTCATGTAACGCGTTTCCCTTATAATCATTTTTTATATCCAGATTATAATGATTTAGATATAAGTGAGGAAGAATAA
- the sufB gene encoding Fe-S cluster assembly protein SufB codes for MSKYTEDDLREELKTKEYEYGFYTDIQSETFPIGLNEDIVRAISLKKEEPEWMTEWRLEAFRAWQEMIEPEWANVHYAKPDFQAISYYSAPNSKPKYDSLDEVDPELLATFTKLGISIDEQKKLANVAMDVVVDSVSVATTFKKTLAEKGIIFCSISEAIKEHPELVKKYIGTVVPQKDNFYAALNSAVFSDGSFCYIPKGVRCPMELSTYFRINQAGTGQFERTLVVADEGSYVSYLEGCTAPSRDENQLHAAVVELIAMDDAEIKYSTVQNWFPGNAEGKGGVYNFVTKRGLCEKNAKISWTQVETGSAVTWKYPSCVLKGDNAIGEFYSIAVTNNYQQADTGTKMIHLGKNTKSTIISKGISAGKSQNSYRGLVQISPRAENARNFSQCDSLLMGNECGAHTFPYIEAKNKSAQIEHEATTSKIGEDQIFYCNQRGIDTEKAIALIVNGFSKDVLNKLPMEFAVEAQKLLEISLEGSVG; via the coding sequence ATGAGTAAGTATACAGAGGACGACTTAAGGGAAGAATTAAAAACCAAAGAATATGAATATGGTTTTTACACAGATATACAATCTGAAACTTTCCCTATAGGTTTAAATGAAGATATTGTACGTGCTATTTCGCTTAAAAAAGAAGAACCTGAATGGATGACCGAATGGCGTCTTGAAGCTTTTCGTGCATGGCAAGAAATGATAGAACCAGAATGGGCTAATGTCCATTATGCTAAACCAGATTTTCAAGCCATTTCATATTATTCTGCACCAAATAGCAAACCTAAATACGACAGTTTAGACGAAGTAGATCCAGAGTTACTAGCTACATTTACTAAATTAGGTATTTCTATAGATGAGCAAAAGAAATTAGCTAATGTTGCTATGGATGTAGTTGTAGATTCTGTTTCTGTGGCAACTACATTTAAAAAGACTTTAGCTGAAAAAGGAATTATTTTCTGTTCTATTAGCGAAGCTATAAAAGAGCATCCAGAATTAGTAAAAAAATACATTGGTACTGTAGTGCCACAAAAAGATAATTTTTATGCAGCATTAAACAGTGCTGTGTTTAGTGATGGATCGTTTTGTTACATCCCTAAAGGCGTACGTTGCCCGATGGAATTATCGACTTACTTTAGAATTAATCAAGCAGGTACAGGCCAATTTGAGCGCACATTAGTTGTTGCAGACGAAGGAAGTTATGTAAGTTATCTAGAAGGTTGTACAGCACCAAGCCGTGATGAAAATCAATTACATGCGGCCGTTGTAGAACTTATTGCAATGGACGATGCCGAAATAAAATACTCAACAGTACAAAACTGGTTTCCAGGGAATGCAGAAGGAAAAGGTGGTGTTTACAACTTTGTGACCAAACGAGGACTATGCGAGAAAAACGCAAAAATTTCATGGACACAAGTAGAAACCGGATCAGCTGTAACTTGGAAATACCCAAGCTGTGTGTTAAAAGGAGATAATGCGATTGGAGAATTTTACTCTATAGCAGTGACCAACAATTATCAGCAAGCAGATACAGGTACTAAAATGATTCATTTAGGAAAAAATACTAAATCAACTATTATTAGTAAAGGTATTTCTGCAGGAAAATCGCAAAATTCATACAGAGGATTAGTCCAAATTAGTCCACGTGCAGAAAATGCTCGTAACTTCTCACAATGCGATAGTTTACTTATGGGTAACGAATGTGGAGCACACACTTTTCCATATATTGAAGCTAAAAACAAATCGGCACAAATAGAACACGAAGCAACTACAAGTAAAATTGGAGAAGACCAAATTTTCTATTGTAACCAACGTGGTATTGATACAGAAAAAGCAATTGCATTAATTGTAAATGGATTTAGCAAAGACGTATTGAATAAATTACCAATGGAATTTGCTGTAGAAGCTCAGAAACTTTTAGAAATTAGCTTAGAAGGTTCTGTTGGATAA